The sequence CCTTATCGTGCAGCACACGGGCGACAGCATCATCACCGCCGAAATGGGCAAGTACCTTGCCGACCACATAACCGACGCGAAGTACGTCGAGCTCCCCGGACGCAACATGTACCAGTTGGTGGAACCGGGATGGCGCGCGTCGTTCCAGGAGGTCGCCGGGTTCCTCACCGGCCACCGGACCGATTTCGCAGACGACCGGGTTCTCGCCACCGTGCTGTTCACCGACATCGTCGGCTCGACGCGAATGGCCGCTCAACTCGGCGACAGCAACTGGCGCGCGCTGCTCGACGCGCACGACGCCGTCGTGCGGTCGCAGCTCACGCGTTTCCGCGGACGGGAGGTCAACACCTCCGGCGACGGCTTCCTCGCAACGTTCGACGGTCCACAGCGGGCCATCCGCTGCGCCATGGCAATTCGCGATGCCGTGCAGGCGCTCGGCATCGAAGTGCGGGCGGGCTTGCACACCGGCGAGTGCGAACTGCGCGGCGACGACATCGGCGGCATCGCCGTGCACATCGGCGCGCGGGTCAGCGCGCTCGCTCAGGCCAACGAAGTCCTCGTCTCGAGTACCTTGCGCGACCTGGTCATCGGGTCAGGGCTCGAATTCGACGACCGCGGCGCACACACACTCAAAGGCGTGCCGGGCGAATGGCATTTGTTCGCGGTGGCGACGTAGCGCATGGCCCCCGCGCAGCTGGGGACAGACGCAAAAGTGCCCCCGCTTGGCCGATTTCGGGCACTTTTGCGTCTGCTCGCGGAATAAAGTGACTACTTGCAGGGCGCGGGGACCTTCTCGGTCAGCTCGTCCGCCCACTGCTGATACGCCTCCGGGGTCGGGTGCACGCCGTCTTCCACCCACTGCCCCTCGTCGGCCTGTTGCTTGTAAAGCTCCCGTAGATCAACGAATTCGGCGTTATGGGCCGACGCCTCCTCGATCAGCACATCGTCATACGCCGCGCGTTGCGACGGAACGCTCTCGCCGTAGTCGACACCCACTGGAGACCGGGCCCAGTCATTCTGGGCGAGGACGATGACACGCGCTCCGCTTCCCTTCGCCGAACTCAGCACCTGTTTGACGTTGTCGCGGTACTCGTCGATCGGGATGCCATTGGCGATGTCGTTGCCGCCTGCCTGGAACGTGACGATGGTCGGCTGGAACGACTCGATCTGCGGCACCTGCTCGGCCAAAATCTGCCCCGCCGTGTAGCCGCTGATCCCCGCGTTCTGCAGTTCGACGTCGCAACCGTCGGCCCGCCAATGCTCGGCCAGCAGCGCCGGGAAGGCGCCCGTGGTCTCGTCGACCGCGCCGACACCCTGGGTCAACGAATCGCCAAGGGCGAGATACCGGACGCCGCCGGACGCGGGCGGCGCGCCGGTCGGTTCGGCGGTGCTCGTGCCTTGCGGCGACGGCGGCGACTCGGACTGCACAGTCCGGGTTCCGCTGCAGCCCGCGATCACCGCAGCCACGGCACAGACCGCGGCGCCCAGCTGCCGGGTTGCCCACCTCACGCGTTGAGAATAGCCGTGGGTCTCTCTTCGGGAATGGTGTTTGCGTCTTCTCTCGCGGTGGGCCGTAACCGCTTCGGCAGCCAGTCCGGTGGCCGGTCAGGCGCCTCGTCGAATATGCCGCCTGCCGGGTCGTCGAGCCGACCGTGATTGCGCACCAGGTCGACCCCGGGCCGGTAGATCTGCCGAATCACCAATGCGCACAGCGCGATCACCGCGATGTCACGCAACAGCACGGTGACCGTGAACCACTGCTCGGGCAGACCACGGTTCTGTTCGCCGTACAGAAAGAGCATTCGTGGCACCCATACCAGCGCGTCGATGGTCATCCACGCCAACAGGACGCGCCGATGCGGCAACGCCAACACCGCAAGCGGCACCAGCCACAGCGAGAACTGCGGGCTCCACACCTTGTTGGTCAGAAGGAACAATGCGACGACGAGGAAGGCCACTTGCGCCAACCTCGGCCGCCGCGGCGCCGTCAGCACGATGTAACCGACGCCGGCCCAACATGTTACGAACAGCACCAGCACGACGGTGTTCAAGATCGTCGGCGGCTCCCACAGGCCGAGGCCGGTGTCGAAGCCCTGCCAGTCGGTGAATGACTTCACCACGTTGTACAGCGAATCCATGTCGTCGCCGCGTCGGGTGTTGAGCCGGAAGAACTCCGACCACCCCCGCGGGAACAGCACCATGATCGGCAGGTTGACCACCAGCCACGCGACAGCTGCCGCCGCGGCCGTCTTGCCCACCTCTCGCAGTC is a genomic window of Mycobacterium sp. ITM-2016-00318 containing:
- a CDS encoding adenylate/guanylate cyclase domain-containing protein; its protein translation is MFSETRYARNGDLRVAYRASAPGERDIVFVPNWFTCCEVIPEMPVFQGWIEAMASLGRFVFFDQPGTGGSDPVASGALPTLEQWTDSITAVLDELGSREAVLLAVDGAFAPAALYAATHPSRTTALIALECYARTTGERRADRTVDEFRTAMAAAWGTGTFQRVLNPEMPWNEEIRSVWARHERMAASPGIVALMLPLLFDLDVRALLPAIRVPTLIVQHTGDSIITAEMGKYLADHITDAKYVELPGRNMYQLVEPGWRASFQEVAGFLTGHRTDFADDRVLATVLFTDIVGSTRMAAQLGDSNWRALLDAHDAVVRSQLTRFRGREVNTSGDGFLATFDGPQRAIRCAMAIRDAVQALGIEVRAGLHTGECELRGDDIGGIAVHIGARVSALAQANEVLVSSTLRDLVIGSGLEFDDRGAHTLKGVPGEWHLFAVAT
- a CDS encoding SGNH/GDSL hydrolase family protein → MRWATRQLGAAVCAVAAVIAGCSGTRTVQSESPPSPQGTSTAEPTGAPPASGGVRYLALGDSLTQGVGAVDETTGAFPALLAEHWRADGCDVELQNAGISGYTAGQILAEQVPQIESFQPTIVTFQAGGNDIANGIPIDEYRDNVKQVLSSAKGSGARVIVLAQNDWARSPVGVDYGESVPSQRAAYDDVLIEEASAHNAEFVDLRELYKQQADEGQWVEDGVHPTPEAYQQWADELTEKVPAPCK